The Triticum aestivum cultivar Chinese Spring chromosome 5A, IWGSC CS RefSeq v2.1, whole genome shotgun sequence genomic sequence acgacgaaactttgtgatgtaattaaactgtcctcctcAACTAGCATAGATCACTCTAGTAAATTAGtctgggtatgatgaactttgttatttatgtttACGATATGTTGCTTCTACTTTTACTAACTCTGTCTTTttgtgttgctcaactatatattatgttgcatattatcgatGAATTCATCATGTGCCGATGCAGGtatatagatcatcgatggcgaagaagtgctacgccgtGTATGTAGGGAAGGTTCTAGGAGTGTGCGACGAGTGGCCAGAGTGTGAGACCCAAGTGTCAGAGTTCTCGGGCGGCAACCAGAGAGGTTTTGATAGCAGACGCGAAGcaaaagctagttacttgaggttcaggcTTGCACGAGAGAGGGATCGATACCGGTGCCTCAAGTACTACATTATCGCACTCTTGCTCATAGTGATCGCTCTTCTCTTCTGTATCATAGTTTAGatatagatgatgaaacatgtgtatgTGATGACCATGCAGTTGCTTGTATTCGAGACATGTTGCATAACTTGTATCGCTATAttgagatgatgatgagagacATCATTTGTGTTGGACGATgtgatgatatgatgagactattatgtgtataACATGATGAGAATATTGTTTGTTTATGATATGATTACACTACTGTATTAAATCTGTACAAATACATCGCAAATACATGGCAACAAAAAATTATGTGTAATGCTAGCAGTAACGCTGGTTAAAAAGAAGTAGTGGCATCGGTAGGTTAGGAGCGCGGGGTGGAGTCCCGCGCTACAgctatatagcagtagcgttgggcaGACCAACGCTACTACTACAAGTTAGTTGTAGCGCCATAGTAGTAGTGCGGCCACTTATGCTACTGGTAGGCAAAAGccgagcgctactgctagggttttctcTAATAGTGACAGCAGCACGGTGGATATGCCGTTAGAGGGCACTTGACCTATAGAATCTGTTGTTGTTCGGTTAATTGCAGTGGGATTGATCACGTGACAGAATATACCAAGTTTCCTTTGTAAGTGGTGTGTGTTTTATGATATACTTGGCTTACTGGGGGCTCGCAGTTGCCGTGTGGTTTCAGAGGGTACTCGGCTCGCAGTTGCCTTCTGCCGTTGTTGTGTGTATTTTGGAAGGTACTCGGCTTACACTACGTTAAGCGGAGTAcccgagaaaaaaattgaaaaaacacTAGGCAAGATGTGTTTTTTCCAAgtcagtagtactccctccgtttttaaatatttgtgtttttagaaattttaaatggactatcacatatggatgtatatagacatggtttaaaatgtagatttactcattttgctccgtatgtagtcacttgttgagatctctagaaaaacaaatatttagaaatggagggagtaccatgcATGCATAGGCGCCGGAAAAAGATGTGATAAAAAGAGAATAGTGAGAGAAAtgcaaaaaaaagagaggaaaagtcAAAGTTTTACTAGAAGCCAACTGGAGTTTACTCGTTGCATGCAATTGCAAACCCAATCCCTTGGCGAAATGAACTGCGCTAGCAATTCGGATACGAACTGAAGACGGGAAGCACTATTAATCAAGGAAGATCGATGTTTGCGTGGCGAAGTCGTGCGTTTGACAGAGAGAAATCCATTGGATTAGATCGATCGTTTGCGTTCGCTTGACAGAGAGATCGTGCAGTGCATGGATGGAGACTCGCGTGCGTTTCCAAACGAGCTGAATCCCAGCTCCCAGAACGCGCGGTCGTTCTACGCTGACGTTGCACCGTCACGAGACGCTTACGGACCGTATATACACTAGATGCGTACGCTAGCAATCCGTATACAAACTGAAGACGCTCCTGAGTCCGAAGCACTCTAGTAGTGTATTGATCAAGGAAGGCACGTACATAGCCCTGTGTGGCGatccacccatatatacctacctaGCTAGGGTTGCGCACCTACGGACCTTCCTTAGCTAGACATCCGCTAGCTAGCTCTGATCAAGGGAAGGCGATTGAATAATGGCCGGCCATGAGGAGCTCTTTCTCGTCGGCTCCACCTTCAGTCCCCAGGATCACGAGCTCATCAACCAGTTCCTCCGCCAGAAGATCGCCGGAGCAGACCTAGGCCGCTTCAGCAGCTTCATCCACGAAGCCGACGTCTACTCCGCGCCACCTGGGGACCTCATCGAGAACCGTGCCCACGCGCCTGGCTCCGACAAGGACGACGGCAAAGGAGGCGTGTGGTACTTCTTCTCACCGGTCCGTCGTCACCAGACCAAAGGTGGCTGCAGCGGAAGGCGACAGCGTGTCGTCGACGACGACGAGGGTTACAACTGGCACTCGGAGAAGAGCGAGCCCGTGCTAGACACTCAAGGTAAACGGGTTGGCTTCATTGACAAACTTTCCTTTGGGATCAAGAGGCCTGGAGCAGCCAGAACCAGGCTTGGGTGGTGCATGAAGGAGTACGGCCTCGACCACGACGACGAACAAGACGGTGCGGCCGGACTGGTGCTATGCAAGATCTACGTCTCTCCCCACAAGAGGGAGATTACCTACGCGTCCGTAATCAATGCCCCCggttccaagaagaagaggaaggcggccGCCGACGTCCAACATCCGGAGGCTCCACGTCCGAAAACCCCACGCCGCCAAGAAATGTccatccaagaagaagaagaagaagccggcgGGACGCTTCGGGAGTTCGAGCGTTCGTTCATGTCCGACCAAGACGAGACGTTGCCCCCCGGAGTAGCGGACGACTGCAGCGTGGATCCAAGTGGCTTTTTCACCGACATGCTTCCAGAATTAGGACTGACGCTCCAGGGAAATACCGAGGCGTCCGAGCATGGCAGCGACTGTACATTGGAGGAGTCCTTAGCCGGCGAATATGGCGACGTCCACCAAGACGTTGAGACGGCGGAGGAGGATGACGGCACCTTCCAGTGCACATGGGAGGAGATGTTCGGCGACAACATGGAAGTGGCATGCCCTGCCCCGCCGACGGCGTCGTTGCACGTGAGGACCGAGTGTGCGTGTGTGTGACGGGAACTGCGGAATTTGCATCCCAGTGTGCGTGTATGTCTTGTTGATTGCACATTGTTGATGAACAAGCCATCCATATGTGCAGCAGATTAAGTAATTGATATTCTTTTATCATATATTCATATTAGAATACGTAATGATTAGTGATACAATTCCTAAGCGTGAAATAAATAGTTGACGAATCAAAAACAAAATCCTGTCTGATGAGATCGGTGCATGTACTTTGCTGCAAGAACACCTAGCTCTAAAGCATTATGTTTATCGAAAAGTGTAAGCATTTTTTTTTGTGAACAGGCCTAATCCCAGCCATTTCCATTAGTCCTCATAAAGGATATACATCTGCCCAGCATACAAAGGTATCGAGGAAATGAGAACGGGAAGAAATGGGTTTAAAGCACTAACAAGAAACCCACCGTGCATTGATGGCGTCCACGCATGCACTATGGTGCAAAAACCTGATGGTGATGGCACCTAACCACTAGCCTAACAAGTTCAAAAGAGCCAACATCTAGCAAATCAGTAGCAAAAGAACGTAAACTAACAATATATGACCGCTAAAACGCCCATGAAGGCAACAATGGAAGTTCGATGTAGCAGTGTGAACATTTTGAGCAGCAGCACTGTAGTGGGACAGGCAGAGGCTGGAGCAATTTCATACTTGTATTCATTCACAGAGATTACATTATATACCAGTACAGGAGCACAGCGTGCGAGGCCTAACAAACTAACCGAAGTCCCTACTAGCTAGCTGCATGCGATCAGGATGGAGAGAGTGACGCAGGCAGTTACAGGAGGGACGTGGTCACGTCGGTGCTGCATGTGTGGATGCATGATTCCAACACCCCCCCGCAGTCTGAGTGTCGGTGGCGGCGTCGACGACGCACAGGCTGGAGCAGAAATCGGCAAACGCTGCAGCAGGGAGTCCCTTCTCATAATGTCCGTGAACTGCTGGCTGGTTGGTACATGATGAACACGAACGTGGCCGAGCGCAACCTTCTCGCGGACAAAGTGCACATCTAGCTCCGCGGATACGTTGTCGCAGAAGATGACTGTGGCCTTGCCCAGATCAGAGTGTAGCTTGTGAAGGAATTGACGCACCCAGCAACATTCAGCAACCGCATTTGCCACGGCTCGGTATTCAGCTTCGGCACTCGACCGAGAGACCGCAGGCTGCCGCTTGCTTGACCAAGAAATGAGTGTGTCACCAAGGAAGACACAGTATCCCGAGGTCGAGCGACGGGTGTCCGGGCAGCCGGTCCAATCGGCGTCGGTGTAGGCGACGAGCTCGGTTGGCGAGGAGGCAGCAATGAAGATGCCGTGGGAGGTAGTGCCGCAGACATAGCGCAATATGCGCTTAACCATGGCCCAGTGTGGTTGATGTGGGGTGTGCATATGTAGGCAGACTTGTTGCACGGCGTATGTCAGGTCCGGGCGCGTGAGTGTTAAGTATTGAAGAGCGCCGGTGATGCTGCGATAGAAGGCGGCGTCGTCAGCCGGCTCGCCGGCAGCAGCAGAGACTTTGGCCTTGGTGTCAACGGGCGTCGGGGCGGGGTGACATGTGGTCATGCCAGCACGCTCAAGCAGCTCTTCGGCGTACTGTGTGTTAGCGAATATAGTTTCCGTAGCAGCCTCCAACTCTTTCCTTTACTTGTTCTACTCAAACTCTTGTAAACCTTCCTTGTACGCCAAGGCTTGGCTTCGGCACATCAATATATACAGCCCGCGACTCCCCCTCGAGGGGTAGGGAACACTTATCGTCTTACATGGTAATCAGAACCACCTCTTCCCAAAACATCTAGCCAAAAATCAAAACCCTAAACCACATACCATTGTCTCCATGGCTTCCTCAGCCGGCGTTGCTCTTAACTTGGATCGCCGCCGTCAGAGAAGCTCGCAAGAGGAAATTTCATCCTCTGGAAGACTCAGGTTCTCCCAGCCCTGCGAGGTGCGCAGGTTACTGGGCTCCTGGACAACTCCGATGCCGCTCCATCGAGGATGGTGGAGATCACGAAGGCGGATAAAACCACGGCCCTAGAGCCGAATCCCCTCTACGGGCCCTGGATCGCCAAAGATCAACAGGTCCTATCATGTCTACTCAATTCTATGTCTCCTGAAATCCTTGCACAAGTCGTCGGGAAGGACTCCACCTACGAGCTCTGGACGACGGTGACAAATCTCTTCGCCTCGCAATCACAATCCCGGATCACCAATCTGAGGATCGCAATCACCAACACCAAGAAGGGCACCATGTCGAGCTCGGCGTATATGGCAAAGATGAAGAGCCTTGGGGATGAACTTGCTGCTGCTGGGCGTCCTGTCTCTGACCCGGAGATGGTGGACTACATCCTGGCGGGACTTGATCACGACTACGACTCTGTGGTTGCAGCGATCGGTGCTGTCAAGAACACTATCACCGCCGATGACCTCTTCGCCCAGATTTCTGCTTTTGATCAGAGGATGGAGATGCTGGGTGATTCATCTTCAGGAGGATTTCATTCATTGGCCAACGCAGTCTACAGAGGCCGTGGCCAGTCCCGCGGCAGACCCCGTGGGCGAGGAGGAAGGGGGCGCGGCCGTGGTGATCGCGGTGACCGCGGTGACCGCCAGCCCTCTCCTGCAAACAGAGGCGGCGGATTCAGAGGACGCcctcgacaacaacaacaacagcaggtGCG encodes the following:
- the LOC123107090 gene encoding uncharacterized protein, which gives rise to MAGHEELFLVGSTFSPQDHELINQFLRQKIAGADLGRFSSFIHEADVYSAPPGDLIENRAHAPGSDKDDGKGGVWYFFSPVRRHQTKGGCSGRRQRVVDDDEGYNWHSEKSEPVLDTQGKRVGFIDKLSFGIKRPGAARTRLGWCMKEYGLDHDDEQDGAAGLVLCKIYVSPHKREITYASVINAPGSKKKRKAAADVQHPEAPRPKTPRRQEMSIQEEEEEAGGTLREFERSFMSDQDETLPPGVADDCSVDPSGFFTDMLPELGLTLQGNTEASEHGSDCTLEESLAGEYGDVHQDVETAEEDDGTFQCTWEEMFGDNMEVACPAPPTASLHVRTECACV